The Nocardia vinacea genome contains the following window.
GAAATATTGATAACCGTGGCACCCATATCGACGGCGCGCACCACCGAGGCTGCCAAGCCGAGCACACTGCCGTAGCCGGAGGGCACCATGGCATCCGGCGGCTGATCGCCGCCCGCGCGATCCTTGCGCTCATAGTGCGTGCTCAATTGGCGGATGGTGAGGATCTCGGCATCGGGCGCGACGCCGACGAAGGCATCCTCCGGGCTCGGGCGCGCGGCGATAATGCCGGCGACGAGGGTGCCGTGGCCGTCGCAGTCGACGGTGCCGTCACTGTCGGAAACATAGTCGCCACCGGCTTGCAGTGTGGGCAGTCGCGGATGCCGGTTCACGCCGGTGTCGATGACCGCAATCTTTTGTCCCGCACCGCGACTGAATTGCCAAGCCGCGGGCAGGTCGAGCACACGCTGCGGCAGCGGCGGTTCCGCGGGTGGACCACCGATGAGCGACAGTTCGGCGCAGACGACCTTTTGCTCGGTCGGCTCCAAGGGCGCGGGCCGACCGCTGAGCGCCTGCGCGGGCCCGAGTGCGCCCGGGTCGATAGTCGGTGGCGGGACCGCACCGGCCGGAGCAGACCAACCGAGCATCGATGCACCGAGAACCGCTGCAGCGCAGACGATTCCGGTTCCGCGCCGCCAGCCGGGCTCGCTCGCCCGAGCAGTCATATGTTCCTGGCCATCGAATACACTCCCATGATCCACAGCACCAGCGGGATCACCGCGATGATCAGCAGATATTCGGTGATCTCCATGGCTCGTCGGGTCACCGGCGTCACCTCGAGGTGCGGACCGATCACTCCGAACGCCAGCACCCCCGCAGCGAAGGCCAGCAGCAGCACACCCGCGAGCAGCAGCAGATCCGAATCGCCCAGGGCCAGTCCGGTAACCAGGCCGACGACTACGACGCAGCCGCCCGCGATCAGCGCACCGGCCTGCACCAGGTCGGCGAAACAACGGCCGCGCAGACCGATGATCACCGCTGCGATGACGGCGAGGGTAATCCCTTGCCAGCGTGCGGATCCCAGCGGATCAGCGGCGCCGAGCGCACCGACGACCGCGGCAATGGCGCAGGCGATGAGCATACCGGTCTGGTACTGGTTGGCGGCCCTGGCCCGCTCACCGAGTCCGGCGGCCGAGGGCAGTGCCGTCGCGCCGATCGCGCCGATACCTTCGATGGTGGGGCGTGGTTCGTGATCGGCCGGATCGATCGCGCCACCCGCGGTCGGCACCGGCGGGATCGGCAGCCGGGCCAGCACCGCCGCAAGCCGCGGCACCGCGGAGATCAGTGTGATGGCCACCACCAGGATGGCGGCGGAGATCTTGGGCAGGTCGAAATTCCAGATCATCCGCACGAGTGCGGCGAATCCGCCGAACAGTGCGACGGTCACGGTGGCGGCGGTGAGCGCGGCACCGGTCGCGGTGGCGCGATAGATCACCGCCGCGGCCACCAAGGTGACCGAACAGCCGAGCAGCAGATGCGGACTGCCGAGGTCGCCTGGCACGAATAGTGCTGCGCCGCCGAAGAACAACAGCAGCGCGCACAGTGACAACCAGGTAGCCGTCAATTGATCCGCGTACTTACGCGCCGCGATACCCGCCGCGACGGCAGCGATGATGGCGACACCGGTCGCGAGGAAGGGCGCGGCCAGAGCGCCGCCGTGCGCACGCCCAGCGGCGAGCAGCCCCACCGCGAGCAGCACCGCCGACACCGCGGCGACCAGACCGGTCCAACGGGCCGCGGTGGGCGACCAGCCGCGGAAATCGACACTGGTGAGCCGGGATACCGCATCGATGACATCGTCGAAGAGCGCGGGCGATTCCTTCGCGGTGACCGAGCGCAGCACCAGCAGCTCGCCGTCGAACACCTCGGCCTCGCAGAGGCTGCGGCTCGGTGCGATGGCGTCACGGCCCAGCCGGGCCAGGGTCCAGTGTTCGGTATGCAGTGGGGTACCGCCGTCGTCGCCCTCCACCACATCGGGATTGCGCGATTCGATCAGGGCGACGAGATCACCGATAAATGTGGCGATAGGCACGGTCGCCGGAAGCCCGACATCGAGCTGGGTATTTCCCCCGATGACGGACACTCGGCACAGTTCAGGTTCGGCGGCGCGGGTGCCGCTACTCAACGGTTCGGTCAATTGCGCACCGACCCCAACGCCTTACGGAACGATCCCAACACTGATCTCAGCAACCTATTTGTCGGACCAACATACGACCAGCTCTACTCTCGCATGAATTCGCTCGCATGGCACGCGGTATTCCCACACGTTGCAAGCCACCGCCAGTAAAACATAATCTGTCCATCGGACCGTTCAGTTGCGATCGTTAAGCTGTCCGGAAGATGTACGTAGACAATAGCTCCAACCAACACTTCGGGGTTTGACAGCAATGACCGGCAACCGCCAAGCACAACGGGCCTTCGACGCCGGAATCCTGTCGCTGGGCCTGACCATCGATGGACAGGAATCGGCTCGCGATCTCGAGTACGCGAAACTGGCGTTTGCGCGTGCCACCGAGTGGGACCCGACGATGTGCGACGCCTGGCTGGGCCGGGCCGCGGCGGGTGAGGTCACCACCGAGGTGCTCTACAACCTCTACAAGAACAGTGGGACAACACTTTTCCGCGAGCAACGCCGGTTGGGGCTGGCGCCGCGGGCATTGGCCGGACGCTTCCTGGCCGGGCTGTACATCGACTACCCGCTTGCCGGCTACACCGAAATCTGGCTGGCCCAAGCGGCACAGCTGATTTCGGAGAAGGAGTACGACGAGGCCGAACAGGTGCTCGACGAACTCGCCACCCACCGCGCCTCGATGCTCTCGGATACCGATCGGGAGATCGACGACCGGATCTGCGCGTATATCCGTGGCGTACTGCACTTCAACACCCAGCGCTGGCCCGATGTGATGGCCGTGCTCGCCGGATCCGCCGAATGGGACGACCCGTATCTGGCGGCGGGCGCACATGTGATGGTCGGCTCGGCATGCGCCCAGCTCGGCCTGTTCGGCGAAGCCATCCGACGTATGGAACAGGCCGAAGCGGGACCGATCCCGGCGGCCCGGACCACCGCCATGTTCTGCCGTGGCCTGTGCCTGCGCGAGACCGGTAAAGAGGCCCAGGCGCAGGCCCTTTTCGAGAAGGTGTATTCGCAGGCACCGGATTTCGCCGCCAATACCGCAGCCATGCGCGATCGCACCTACCGGCTCACGGTGACCACCAAGGAATCGATCGACGCGCGCACCGACCGCTGGGATCCCGCGTCGGCGCCCTCGGTGGAGGCGATGCAGACCGCCGACGCCGAGGACCGCGCCAAGAAGATCCTGACCGACGCGCGCGCCGAGCTGGATTCCCAGATCGGCCTCGAATCAGTGAAAACGCAGGTCGCGAAGTTGCAGGCGACCGCGCAGCTAGCCAAGATCCGGGCCGAGAAGGGTATGGCCAGCATGGCCCGCGGCAACCACCTGGCCTTCACCGGTCCCCCCGGCACCGGTAAGACCACCATCGCCCGGGTGGTGGCCAAAATCTATTGCGGCGTAGGACTACTCAAGACCGACAAGGTCCTCGAGGCCAAACGCGTGGACTTCGTCAGCCAGAACCTCGGCGGCACCGCGATCAAGACCGACAAGCTGATCGATACCGCGATGGACGGTGTGCTTTTCATCGACGAGGCATACACGCTGATCCAGACCGGTCTGCAAGGCGGTGACGCCTTCGGCCGCGAGGCGGTGGATACCCTGCTGGCCAGGATGGAAAACGACCGCGACCGGCTGGTGGTGATCATCGCCGGCTACGACGGCGAAATCGACCGGCTACTCGCCGCAAACGACGGTCTGGCTTCACGCTTCGCCAAACGCCTGCAATTCCCCTCCTACACCCCGACCGAACTCGGGCAGATCGGCAGCCTGATCGCCCGCTCCCGCGACTCCGAGTTGTCCGAGGAAGCAATGGAACTGCTGATCGAGGCATGCGGACGGCTCTACAACACCGAACGCGTCGACCAGAACAGGCAGCCACGTCGCGGCATCGACCTCGCCGGCAACGGCCGATTCGTGCGCAACATCATCGAATCCGCCGAGGAGGAACGCGAATTCCGCCTCGCCAACGACGAAACACTGGACCTGAGCGCGGTCGACGAAACCGTACTCATGCGCATCGAAACACCGGATATGCAGGCCGCACTCACCGGAGTACTGGCCTCGCTGGGCGTCTGAGATAGATCCCCGCGGCGGCTTCGTCCGCCGCGGGGATCTATCTCAGCTGGCTCCAGTGCCGATAACGTCGCGCTGGACCAGGGCATCGTTCTTCGACAGCGTCGGTCCGGGTACCAGCTCGGCGATGATCGACTGCGGGGCCAGACGCGGACTGTTGCCCAGGCCCAGCACCATTGCCGCCGCGACATCCGGGATGCCGTAGCGGATTCCGTTGTCCGCCACATAAAACAGCGGGCCGCGCCGCAAACTGCCCGCCTCCATTCCGGTGACCTGGACGAATTCACCAGACGACGGTGGGATGTAGACGTTATCGACTCGATCGCCGGTGCCATCGGCGGTTGCCAATGGCACCGGCTGCGCCGAATCAGGCAGTGGGAGTCCAGTGCCCGCCAGCAGCGTGACCACGGCCCGGTCCGCCGGACCTTCGGCGGCGTCATTGCCACGTTCCGCGCTCTTCGCCCAGGCCACGCAGGTGACCGGGGCGTCCTCGGCGGAGACGATCTTCGGCGTGGTCGCCGGGAAGTGGTCGACGGACAGCTCGTGTAACACTGGCACATTGGTCAGTGCATCCGGGGGCACCACCTTGATCTCGCGCATGCCCTGGGAATTCGCGGCGCGAATGACCTGCGCCGTGAAATCCGAGATCGGCTGCACACCGTCGGCCAGCACAACATAAAGCTGCGCCCGATCCGTGTGCCCTGTGCCGCCGATGGCGACGACACCGCCGATCGGCACATCGGAAAGTTTGCCGGGACCGGGCTCACCGGACCGCGGAATATCGGGTGCGGCCAGCGGCGGCACCGCGATGGCCACGTCCAACAGACCGGTGCCGACGGGCCGCGGCCGGTGTCCGGGCAACCCCAGCGAGCGCGCGATGACCGAATCGTCGGGCTCGACCTCCGCACGCTTGCCGTCATAGATCAGGTAG
Protein-coding sequences here:
- the eccD gene encoding type VII secretion integral membrane protein EccD → MTEPLSSGTRAAEPELCRVSVIGGNTQLDVGLPATVPIATFIGDLVALIESRNPDVVEGDDGGTPLHTEHWTLARLGRDAIAPSRSLCEAEVFDGELLVLRSVTAKESPALFDDVIDAVSRLTSVDFRGWSPTAARWTGLVAAVSAVLLAVGLLAAGRAHGGALAAPFLATGVAIIAAVAAGIAARKYADQLTATWLSLCALLLFFGGAALFVPGDLGSPHLLLGCSVTLVAAAVIYRATATGAALTAATVTVALFGGFAALVRMIWNFDLPKISAAILVVAITLISAVPRLAAVLARLPIPPVPTAGGAIDPADHEPRPTIEGIGAIGATALPSAAGLGERARAANQYQTGMLIACAIAAVVGALGAADPLGSARWQGITLAVIAAVIIGLRGRCFADLVQAGALIAGGCVVVVGLVTGLALGDSDLLLLAGVLLLAFAAGVLAFGVIGPHLEVTPVTRRAMEITEYLLIIAVIPLVLWIMGVYSMARNI
- the eccA gene encoding type VII secretion AAA-ATPase EccA gives rise to the protein MTGNRQAQRAFDAGILSLGLTIDGQESARDLEYAKLAFARATEWDPTMCDAWLGRAAAGEVTTEVLYNLYKNSGTTLFREQRRLGLAPRALAGRFLAGLYIDYPLAGYTEIWLAQAAQLISEKEYDEAEQVLDELATHRASMLSDTDREIDDRICAYIRGVLHFNTQRWPDVMAVLAGSAEWDDPYLAAGAHVMVGSACAQLGLFGEAIRRMEQAEAGPIPAARTTAMFCRGLCLRETGKEAQAQALFEKVYSQAPDFAANTAAMRDRTYRLTVTTKESIDARTDRWDPASAPSVEAMQTADAEDRAKKILTDARAELDSQIGLESVKTQVAKLQATAQLAKIRAEKGMASMARGNHLAFTGPPGTGKTTIARVVAKIYCGVGLLKTDKVLEAKRVDFVSQNLGGTAIKTDKLIDTAMDGVLFIDEAYTLIQTGLQGGDAFGREAVDTLLARMENDRDRLVVIIAGYDGEIDRLLAANDGLASRFAKRLQFPSYTPTELGQIGSLIARSRDSELSEEAMELLIEACGRLYNTERVDQNRQPRRGIDLAGNGRFVRNIIESAEEEREFRLANDETLDLSAVDETVLMRIETPDMQAALTGVLASLGV
- the eccB gene encoding type VII secretion protein EccB, with the protein product MPAQLTTKAQVNGYRFLLRRLDHALVRRDVRMLHDPMRSQLRSMLVGAILGVLVVAGAAILAFLRPQGSIGDANIVIGKDSGALYVVVAESEDKKDDKRLHPVLNLASARLISGSDESPKSVKDSKLSSMPRGPMLGIPGAPAALPGSMQGGRSDWSLCETVQLSITGSAAAATGVETAVFAGKPQLDERIRTMAPSDALLVRRTDKLYLIYDGKRAEVEPDDSVIARSLGLPGHRPRPVGTGLLDVAIAVPPLAAPDIPRSGEPGPGKLSDVPIGGVVAIGGTGHTDRAQLYVVLADGVQPISDFTAQVIRAANSQGMREIKVVPPDALTNVPVLHELSVDHFPATTPKIVSAEDAPVTCVAWAKSAERGNDAAEGPADRAVVTLLAGTGLPLPDSAQPVPLATADGTGDRVDNVYIPPSSGEFVQVTGMEAGSLRRGPLFYVADNGIRYGIPDVAAAMVLGLGNSPRLAPQSIIAELVPGPTLSKNDALVQRDVIGTGAS